The genomic window TATGTAGAAAATAATTATCTCATAAAAATCAAAAATGCTAAATCCCAATTCCCCAAGAATTGGGATTTTTTCTTGAAAATTAAATCAAATCCAACAATTAACAACTTATAATTAATAATTCACAATTATACATAACCTTAATTATGAAATTTCTAACGAAAATTCTATAACAATTTTCTTTCACTTTTGGAAGAACTTTGAATTATCAGATTTTAGAAATGTCAAACCTTAAAATTTAAAGTCATGCCAGATCCAAGAATTAAAAATGAAGAACAGTATGAGGCGCTTGTAAAAAAAGGTTACAGCAAAGAGAAATCTGCTCGAATTGCCAATACACCTGATGCAGGAAAAAAAGGCGGAAAAGCAAAACCTTATGAGGAATGGACAAAGGAAGAACTTCAAAAGCAAGCAGCGAAAGTTGGCGTAAAAGGAAGATCTTATATGAATAAAAAGAGCCTTATAGAGTCTTTAAGAGATAATTAAAATTAGAACAAAACAATATCAGCGATAAATAAGTAAATACCATGAATGCAGCGGCCAAAAAAGAAGTTTTAATGAATCAGCTGATTAAGACTCCTCATTTAGTGATTGAAAAGCTGGATTTAGAATACATCAACGATCATCAGCTGACAATTGTTCGTTGTCGTGAAGGAGAAAATTTCGTTTATAAAAAAAATGGAAGATTTTTAAAAAGTAAAAACGAGATAAAACGAATTAATAGTCTGGTCCTTCCGCCGGCTTGGGAAAATGTTCGAATTACAGATGT from Flavobacterium fluviale includes these protein-coding regions:
- a CDS encoding DUF7218 family protein; the encoded protein is MPDPRIKNEEQYEALVKKGYSKEKSARIANTPDAGKKGGKAKPYEEWTKEELQKQAAKVGVKGRSYMNKKSLIESLRDN